Proteins from a single region of Deltaproteobacteria bacterium:
- a CDS encoding tripartite tricarboxylate transporter substrate binding protein, with protein sequence MLRKLIGWALLSAVLWIAAPADVVLAQDKYPNKTITWLIPYGPGGGFDLHSRAMVPGLRKALGVNIIIRNQPGAGGNIAWNLTWASKPDGYTISTVNIPGAIVSELFNEPKPHYSLKKFSWIGQISAGPYVFAVGAKTPFHKPEDLRNAKEVLVTGTGVGGTAWVTEVLTAAVMKFNHRFVLGYPSAPASNMGIVRGEGDGRALGLDSPGQMRFVREGDMRALWVYLDERSPEFPNVPTVGELGHPELTVLASHRVVTAPPNMPKDRLEILQNAFNAATKDPDVLARFAQMKAKIEPVVGQDWVDMLNGFYGLIQDNAEIVKKSLKN encoded by the coding sequence TGTTTTGTGGATTGCCGCGCCGGCGGACGTGGTGCTGGCGCAGGACAAGTACCCGAACAAGACCATCACCTGGTTGATCCCGTATGGTCCGGGCGGCGGTTTCGATCTTCACAGCCGCGCCATGGTCCCGGGCCTGAGGAAGGCCCTGGGCGTCAACATCATCATCCGCAACCAGCCGGGCGCGGGCGGCAACATCGCCTGGAACCTCACCTGGGCATCCAAGCCCGACGGCTACACCATCTCCACGGTCAACATCCCCGGAGCCATCGTCTCCGAATTGTTCAACGAGCCGAAGCCGCACTACAGCCTGAAGAAGTTCTCCTGGATCGGCCAGATCTCGGCAGGACCTTACGTCTTCGCCGTGGGCGCCAAGACCCCGTTCCACAAACCGGAGGACCTGCGCAACGCCAAGGAGGTGCTGGTGACCGGCACGGGAGTCGGCGGGACGGCATGGGTGACGGAGGTGCTCACCGCCGCGGTCATGAAATTCAACCACCGTTTCGTCCTGGGCTACCCCAGCGCGCCCGCGTCCAACATGGGGATCGTGCGCGGCGAGGGCGACGGCCGTGCGCTGGGCCTGGATTCTCCGGGTCAGATGCGCTTCGTCCGCGAAGGCGACATGAGGGCCTTGTGGGTGTACCTGGACGAGCGTTCTCCGGAATTCCCCAACGTGCCCACCGTGGGCGAGCTGGGGCACCCGGAACTCACGGTGCTGGCATCGCACCGGGTGGTCACGGCGCCTCCGAACATGCCCAAGGACCGGCTGGAAATCCTCCAGAACGCGTTCAACGCGGCCACCAAGGACCCCGACGTCCTGGCACGATTCGCCCAGATGAAGGCCAAGATCGAGCCGGTGGTAGGCCAGGATTGGGTGGATATGCTCAACGGCTTCTACGGCCTGATCCAGGACAACGCCGAGATCGTCAAGAAGTCATTGAAGAACTAG